From a region of the Nitrospira sp. genome:
- a CDS encoding NUDIX hydrolase, whose translation MVRNIYTGKVVTLNVDTVQLPNGVTVDLETIRHPGAAAVVPVKDDGTVVLIRQFRHAAGGFIYEIPAGKLSPGEDPLNCASRELEEEVGYRASSFELLSSIFTAPGFADEVIHVYKATGLTKGRQQLDRDEVLDVVEMPLDQAIHMIQDGTIRDGKTIVGLQAVYIGNVTTR comes from the coding sequence ATGGTCCGTAACATCTATACTGGAAAGGTCGTTACGTTGAACGTCGATACCGTACAGTTACCGAACGGGGTGACGGTGGATCTCGAAACCATTCGCCATCCGGGGGCTGCCGCGGTGGTTCCGGTAAAAGACGATGGGACCGTGGTCTTGATTCGACAGTTCCGGCACGCTGCAGGAGGATTCATTTACGAGATTCCAGCCGGAAAACTGTCTCCCGGAGAAGATCCACTGAATTGTGCTTCACGAGAATTAGAAGAAGAGGTCGGCTATCGAGCGTCGTCGTTTGAGCTGCTTTCCAGTATCTTCACCGCGCCGGGATTTGCGGATGAAGTCATTCACGTCTACAAGGCCACCGGTCTTACAAAAGGACGGCAACAACTGGATCGAGATGAGGTGTTGGATGTCGTCGAAATGCCGCTGGATCAGGCGATTCACATGATCCAGGATGGAACCATCAGAGATGGAAAGACGATCGTAGGTTTACAAGCGGTCTACATAGGGAATGTCACAACTCGATAA
- a CDS encoding enoyl-ACP reductase, with translation MLLTGKKGLIIGVANKHSIAWAIAQSTAGQGAQLLFNYQNERLKQNVEELAATLPGAKAFPCDVSNDGEITSLMQQVQKEVGQIDFLVHSLAFAPREELAGEFVNTTRQGFAMALDISAYSLVAVTRAALPLMPAGGSVVTLTYLGSERVVPHYNVMGVAKAALESAVRYLAHDLGPLNIRVNAISAGPIKTLAARGVSGITKMVDHHKVVAPLRRPTEQGEVGDTALFLVSSLGRGITGEVIYVDGGFNILGMINSAG, from the coding sequence ATGTTGTTGACGGGGAAAAAAGGACTCATCATCGGCGTGGCCAACAAACACAGCATCGCGTGGGCGATCGCGCAATCAACCGCCGGCCAGGGGGCTCAACTTCTTTTCAATTATCAGAATGAACGACTGAAACAAAATGTGGAGGAGCTCGCTGCGACGTTGCCTGGCGCGAAAGCCTTTCCCTGCGATGTCAGCAATGATGGAGAAATTACCTCGCTCATGCAACAGGTCCAGAAGGAAGTGGGGCAAATCGATTTTCTTGTCCACTCCCTGGCCTTCGCACCCCGTGAAGAATTGGCAGGGGAATTCGTGAATACCACGCGACAAGGGTTTGCGATGGCGCTCGACATCAGTGCCTATTCACTTGTGGCCGTCACACGAGCGGCATTGCCGTTGATGCCTGCCGGAGGCTCGGTCGTCACACTGACGTATCTAGGCAGCGAGCGCGTCGTGCCCCATTACAATGTCATGGGTGTGGCAAAAGCCGCGCTTGAATCGGCCGTGCGCTACCTGGCCCATGACCTCGGCCCACTGAATATTCGAGTGAATGCGATCTCCGCCGGGCCGATTAAGACACTGGCTGCGCGTGGTGTCTCGGGCATTACCAAGATGGTTGACCACCACAAGGTGGTGGCTCCGCTCCGGCGTCCCACAGAACAAGGTGAGGTGGGCGACACCGCCTTGTTCTTGGTCAGTTCTTTGGGGCGTGGCATTACCGGCGAAGTGATCTATGTGGATGGAGGGTTTAATATCCTGGGCATGATAAACTCGGCAGGATAG
- the arfB gene encoding aminoacyl-tRNA hydrolase, whose product MSAGLYISPFVSISDSDIQLHAMRSQGAGGQNVNKVATAIHLQFDIRRSSLPQLYKDELLKLRDHRISADGVITIKAQQYRTQERNREDALSRLVALIQGVATPRRKRKATTPTKSAHERRIEQKKRQGRLKVLRRELE is encoded by the coding sequence ATGAGTGCAGGACTGTATATCTCGCCCTTCGTCTCCATCTCCGATTCCGACATCCAACTCCACGCCATGCGGTCACAGGGCGCCGGTGGACAGAACGTCAACAAAGTCGCAACCGCCATTCATTTGCAGTTCGACATCAGAAGGTCGTCACTGCCGCAGCTGTATAAGGACGAGCTGCTGAAGTTGCGGGATCACCGCATTTCAGCGGACGGCGTGATCACGATTAAGGCCCAGCAATACCGCACTCAGGAACGCAACCGCGAGGATGCCTTAAGTCGTTTGGTTGCGCTGATCCAAGGCGTTGCAACGCCGCGCAGAAAGCGAAAAGCGACTACCCCGACGAAGAGTGCTCACGAGCGACGGATTGAGCAGAAGAAGCGGCAGGGCCGATTGAAAGTGCTACGAAGAGAGCTCGAATGA